A stretch of the Fusobacterium varium genome encodes the following:
- a CDS encoding putative transposase: MQKPTNNNIFFQLNQPKLFNFLQYEISDNDPVRKLSSILEGLDFSSLMQVFSYKTKVHPIRMFSIIVYAYSRNLTSTRDIEMACHENIKFRFLLQDSKIPDHSTISRFLVKTEDILPDLFEQFVEKIFEMENISTETIYIDGTKIEAYANKYTFVWKKSIEKYRTRLDEKILELISNFNDDFNLQYDNFLEIYSYLSNLNFQIVKGRGKRKSKEQKYLELCAEYLEKYQKYSNHFKNLNGRNSYSKTDIDATFMRMKDDHMRNGQLKPGYNLQIGVISEYISSYEIFSNPSDSKTLIPFLEKISSQNLEIKNIVADAGYESISNYEYLEKMDYTSYIKPIYFEKSKIRKFKNDLNRVENLIYNNSENKLFRKDGLELEFLYSNKNNTVQYFWNPETNKKIKYNARFRILSNKSKENVSSNYGKQLRMNRSIQVEGAFAVLKEDMKLRKLKVRSKKSVLREICLFCIAYNFNRYLSRNINNRLGTTLHSLKVA; this comes from the coding sequence ATGCAAAAACCAACTAATAATAACATTTTTTTTCAATTAAATCAACCTAAACTTTTTAACTTTTTACAATATGAAATTTCTGATAATGATCCTGTAAGAAAACTTAGCTCAATATTGGAGGGATTAGATTTTAGTAGTTTAATGCAAGTATTTTCTTACAAAACAAAGGTACATCCTATCAGAATGTTTTCTATCATTGTTTATGCCTATTCGCGCAATTTAACTTCTACTAGAGATATAGAAATGGCTTGCCATGAAAATATTAAATTTAGGTTTCTTTTACAAGATTCTAAAATTCCTGATCACTCTACTATTTCTAGATTCTTAGTAAAAACTGAAGATATTCTTCCAGATCTATTTGAACAATTCGTTGAAAAAATTTTTGAAATGGAAAATATTTCCACTGAAACAATATATATTGATGGCACTAAAATTGAAGCATATGCTAATAAATATACATTTGTTTGGAAAAAATCTATTGAGAAATATAGAACTAGATTAGATGAAAAAATTCTTGAATTAATTTCAAATTTTAATGATGATTTCAACTTACAATATGACAACTTCCTTGAAATATATTCATATCTTTCTAATTTGAATTTTCAAATAGTCAAAGGTAGAGGAAAGAGAAAATCTAAAGAGCAAAAGTATTTAGAATTATGCGCAGAATACTTAGAAAAGTATCAAAAATATTCTAATCATTTTAAAAATCTTAATGGTAGAAATAGCTATTCAAAAACTGATATAGATGCTACTTTTATGAGAATGAAAGATGACCATATGAGAAATGGTCAATTAAAACCTGGATATAATCTACAAATAGGAGTGATTAGTGAATATATTTCTTCATATGAAATTTTTTCTAACCCTTCTGATTCTAAAACTTTGATTCCATTTTTAGAGAAAATTTCATCTCAAAATTTAGAAATTAAAAATATTGTAGCTGATGCAGGATATGAAAGTATTTCAAATTATGAATATTTGGAAAAAATGGACTATACTTCATACATAAAACCAATATATTTTGAAAAATCTAAAATCAGAAAGTTTAAAAATGATTTAAACAGAGTAGAAAATTTAATATATAATAATTCTGAAAATAAGCTATTTAGAAAAGATGGATTAGAATTAGAATTTCTATACTCTAACAAAAATAATACAGTTCAATATTTTTGGAATCCTGAAACTAACAAAAAAATTAAGTACAATGCAAGATTTAGAATTTTATCAAATAAATCAAAAGAGAATGTATCAAGCAATTATGGAAAACAATTAAGAATGAACAGAAGTATTCAAGTAGAAGGTGCTTTTGCAGTTTTGAAAGAAGATATGAAATTGCGAAAATTAAAAGTTCGAAGTAAAAAAAGTGTTTTAAGAGAAATATGTTTGTTTTGTATCGCTTACAACTTCAACAGATATCTAAGCAGAAATATAAATAATCGCTTAGGAACAACACTTCACTCATTAAAAGTAGCTTAG
- a CDS encoding L-lactate dehydrogenase yields the protein MDIKTVKENAREKMKGFCNLCKICDGVWCSGKVPGMGGTGTGESFKNSYLKLKNIKVIMRTIHEATEPILTTNLWGKELSFPCLGAPITGTKFNMGGGVTEEEYCLDVIGGAIDAGTIGMIGDTGDASCYTAGLEAIKANGGMGVAVIKPRSNEEIIKRIRLAEEAGAIAVGVDVDGAGLITMKLFGQPVGPKSLAELKELTASTKLPFIIKGILSVDEAELCVEAGVDTIVVSNHGGRVLNETLAPCDVIEDIVKAVGNKVNVLVDGSVREGVDILKYMALGAKGVLVGRPLTWGSIGGRQEGVKTIFENLKGQLTQAMILTGVKDINKIDKKIISK from the coding sequence ATGGATATTAAAACTGTTAAGGAAAATGCAAGAGAAAAAATGAAAGGTTTCTGTAATTTATGCAAAATTTGTGATGGTGTTTGGTGTTCCGGAAAAGTGCCTGGAATGGGTGGAACTGGTACAGGAGAATCTTTTAAAAATTCATATTTAAAATTGAAAAATATAAAAGTCATAATGAGAACAATTCATGAGGCTACTGAACCGATTTTAACTACTAATCTTTGGGGAAAAGAACTTTCATTTCCATGTCTGGGAGCTCCTATAACTGGAACTAAATTTAATATGGGTGGCGGAGTTACTGAAGAAGAGTATTGTCTCGATGTAATAGGTGGAGCCATTGATGCTGGAACTATTGGAATGATAGGAGATACAGGAGATGCCAGCTGTTATACTGCTGGACTGGAAGCTATAAAAGCAAATGGTGGAATGGGTGTTGCTGTTATAAAACCTAGAAGCAATGAAGAAATAATAAAAAGAATCAGACTGGCTGAAGAAGCTGGAGCTATTGCTGTAGGTGTAGATGTAGATGGCGCTGGTCTCATTACTATGAAACTATTTGGGCAGCCTGTTGGTCCTAAATCTCTTGCTGAATTAAAAGAACTTACTGCCTCTACTAAACTCCCATTTATAATAAAAGGTATTCTCAGTGTAGATGAAGCTGAACTTTGTGTTGAAGCTGGTGTAGACACTATAGTTGTTTCTAACCATGGTGGAAGAGTACTTAATGAAACACTTGCCCCTTGCGATGTAATAGAAGATATAGTAAAAGCTGTAGGAAATAAAGTTAATGTTCTTGTTGATGGCTCTGTCAGAGAAGGAGTTGATATTCTTAAATACATGGCTCTTGGTGCTAAAGGTGTACTTGTAGGAAGACCTCTTACTTGGGGTTCTATTGGTGGAAGACAAGAAGGAGTTAAAACTATATTTGAAAATCTTAAAGGTCAGCTTACACAGGCTATGATTCTCACTGGTGTAAAAGATATCAATAAAATAGATAAAAAAATTATCAGTAAATAA
- the ptsI gene encoding phosphoenolpyruvate-protein phosphotransferase, with the protein MSRQIKGIDASPGIAIGKVFLYQEKELVIEEGKNCNPETEKEKLLAGREKSKEQLLMIRDKTAKKFGEDKAAIFDGHITLLEDEDLFDEVTEIIEDEGISAEAALQRGIDDYCEMLSNLEDEYLRERAADLRDIGKRWLYNTVGMEILDLSSLPPNTVVAAKDLTPSDTAQIDLNNVVAFITEIGGKTAHSSIMARSLELPAVVGTGNICSVVKNGETVIVDALKGDIIIEPSAEEIAKYEAKKAEYFEEKELLKQLKDKEAISKDGIKVGAWANIGSPKDVDGVLRNGATGIGLYRTEFLFMNNDRFPTEEEQFEAYKAVAEKMEGKPVTIRTMDIGGDKSLPYMQLPKEENPFLGWRAIRVCLDRPEILKTQFRALLRASAFGHIKIMLPMIMDITEIRRSRAILEECKAELIAEGAKFDENIALGIMVETPAVAFRARNFAEEVDFFSIGTNDLTQYTLAVDRGNENISHLYDTYNPTVLEAIRLSIKGAHEAGISISMCGEFAGDEKATALLFGMGLDSFSMSAISVPRIKKNIMSLDKKKCEALVEEVMALNTSEEILKAIKKFNKENLK; encoded by the coding sequence ATGAGTAGACAAATAAAGGGTATTGATGCATCACCAGGTATTGCAATAGGAAAAGTATTTTTATATCAGGAGAAAGAACTTGTTATTGAAGAAGGAAAAAATTGTAATCCAGAAACAGAAAAAGAAAAACTGTTAGCTGGAAGAGAAAAATCAAAAGAACAATTATTAATGATAAGAGATAAAACTGCTAAAAAGTTTGGAGAAGATAAGGCAGCAATATTTGATGGACATATTACACTTTTGGAAGATGAAGATCTTTTTGATGAAGTTACTGAAATAATAGAAGATGAAGGAATAAGTGCTGAGGCAGCACTTCAAAGAGGAATAGATGATTATTGTGAAATGTTGTCTAATTTAGAGGATGAATATTTAAGAGAAAGAGCAGCAGACCTTAGAGATATTGGAAAAAGATGGCTTTATAATACAGTAGGAATGGAAATTTTAGACTTAAGTTCACTTCCTCCTAATACAGTTGTAGCAGCTAAAGACCTTACTCCATCTGATACTGCTCAAATTGATCTAAATAATGTAGTAGCTTTTATAACTGAAATTGGGGGAAAAACTGCTCATTCATCAATTATGGCTAGATCATTGGAATTACCTGCAGTTGTAGGAACAGGAAATATATGTTCTGTTGTAAAAAATGGAGAAACTGTAATAGTTGATGCTTTAAAAGGTGATATTATTATTGAGCCTTCAGCAGAAGAAATTGCAAAATATGAAGCTAAAAAAGCAGAATATTTTGAAGAAAAAGAACTTTTAAAACAATTAAAAGACAAAGAAGCTATATCAAAAGATGGAATAAAAGTAGGAGCTTGGGCTAATATAGGATCACCTAAAGATGTAGATGGTGTACTTAGAAATGGAGCTACAGGAATAGGATTATACAGAACAGAATTTTTATTTATGAATAATGACAGATTTCCAACAGAAGAGGAACAGTTTGAGGCATATAAAGCTGTTGCTGAAAAAATGGAAGGTAAGCCAGTTACTATTAGAACTATGGATATAGGTGGAGACAAGTCTCTTCCATATATGCAGCTTCCAAAAGAAGAAAATCCATTCCTAGGATGGAGAGCTATAAGAGTATGTCTGGACAGACCTGAAATTCTTAAAACTCAATTTAGAGCTTTATTGAGAGCTTCAGCTTTTGGGCATATTAAAATCATGCTTCCTATGATAATGGATATAACAGAGATAAGAAGATCAAGAGCTATACTTGAAGAATGTAAAGCTGAGTTAATAGCTGAAGGAGCTAAATTTGATGAAAATATAGCTTTAGGAATAATGGTAGAAACTCCTGCTGTTGCATTTAGAGCTAGAAATTTTGCTGAAGAAGTAGATTTCTTTTCAATAGGAACTAACGATTTGACACAATATACATTAGCAGTAGATAGAGGAAATGAAAATATTTCTCATTTATATGATACATATAATCCAACTGTATTGGAAGCTATAAGACTTTCAATAAAAGGGGCTCATGAAGCTGGAATATCTATTTCTATGTGTGGAGAATTTGCTGGAGATGAAAAAGCAACAGCATTATTATTTGGAATGGGGCTGGATTCATTTTCAATGTCAGCAATATCTGTGCCAAGAATTAAGAAAAATATAATGTCTTTGGATAAGAAAAAATGTGAAGCTCTTGTAGAAGAGGTAATGGCATTAAATACATCAGAAGAAATTTTAAAAGCTATTAAAAAATTTAACAAAGAAAATTTAAAATAG
- the ptsH gene encoding phosphocarrier protein HPr — protein sequence MASKTVEIKNETGLHTRPGNEFVSLAKTFSSQIEVENEAGKRVKGTSLLKLLSLGVKKGTKITVHAEGDDADTAVEQLAHLLENLKD from the coding sequence ATGGCAAGTAAAACTGTTGAGATCAAAAATGAGACTGGACTACATACTAGACCAGGAAATGAATTTGTAAGTTTAGCTAAAACATTTTCTTCTCAAATTGAAGTAGAAAATGAAGCAGGAAAAAGAGTTAAGGGAACTTCATTATTAAAATTGCTTTCACTAGGAGTTAAAAAAGGTACTAAAATAACTGTACATGCTGAAGGAGATGACGCTGATACAGCTGTAGAACAATTAGCTCACCTTCTTGAAAATTTAAAAGACTAG